CTGTTACAATCACAAGCAAGAGTAGAAGTTGTTGGAGAGCAAGTGAGTAGGGTAAATTGTTTAACGGATAAAGCTTAATTAGCAACGGATGATGTGTAGTTATCATGTATACACTATTGTGACCTCACATACTTCAGAGTCTTAAGTTCCCCCTGGGACAAGTAGTTATTCTAACTGAGTTGGATACAACTAAAACCAAAGTACAAGCAGTCCGACATTACATTCATATGACCTAGTCGGTATAATTgtaacagcaaataaaaatgcccTATAATGCACATATGGATTTTTtctgcaaagagagagagagagattacaaaACCAAAACCCCACCTATACCCGCTAAcctcttaaaaaagaaaaaagaatagcAATAATAATGCCCAACCACCACACTGAACCTAAACATATTTCAGTCTCTTCATTTGCCACACAAACGGTCTGGTACATCACATGGGATGTACTGagaactaaaaataataatcactatttatcttcttcttattattattagaagtagtattagtagtagtagctggAATCAGTATGTTTACACTGTATCTAATCTATAATCAATATAGGTTTTATTTCAGAATCAATATTGACATTGGCAACACAGACTGTTGCCAGCTTGAACGAGGAAGTTGTCACTCCCAAATACGATTTTGGCAGACAGAAAATATCAGCAGCAGTGGAGACCAAATATTTAgcttattttcagaattttcacacgaacacacaagtataaacattctttatttacttaggcaaagaaaatgcacatttgtgaaTTAAATCAGCAACACGTGTTGGAGTTCAACAAAACCCTAGTAAACCAACCGCAAAGAAGGGCGGAAGAACATTTTGTCCAATCGTACAGAAAGGGCGGTGCTCGTGAGTACAGAAATACTTGTCCTGGAGCGGGTAATAGTAGGATGCGAGTGCTGACACCTACCAAACAATGTTTTCGATACTGTGAACAGGTGATGCGTTTATGTTATTGTGTTGaattttggtttatttgtaTGGTAGGCAGCTAGTTATCTTCATTAACGACTCAATAACACTTAAAGTTGAAATAATGGAAAAATCATGGCTGCACCTTTCAGCAAACCAGCCGACTCTGTTTGATCTTCAAAGTGGTGGTTGAATCTTCCTATATTTGTGCCACGGCAAGGCTAAAATGTAAGTGTGAACGTTGTCAGGCTTTAATTGTTTCTAAGTAACGTTAAAATCGAACAGAAATAACACTGTGTGGGGAATCCAGTTGGTTTATGCAAAACCGATTATTTGTTAGTTAACTTACTATTGGTGCTAAGTAGCGTACACCACGCAGGCGGTGGAGCCGGAGAACGCCGCTAGTTCAGCAACTTTATTAATAGTGCGGGTGAGAGAGGTGGCAACTGTTAAAACGGTACGAACCATATCGAGATAGTTATCTCACTATTTAACTTCACTAAGTAGAGCTTACACGCGGCATGTGTTTGCGTTGTCAACTGtttcttttaatttctgaatGGCTGACTTAGTCCTGTTAACTGAGTAGTAGACaatattaaattttttgaaTCTTTGAATAATGACATAAAAGAATGTAGTAATTGCTTCTCATTATGCATATGTATTACTACTTACAGGAAAACTAGTTGAACAGGCTACGTATACATATTAAGCCGTCACGAGTgactttaaaacaaatttttaagcAGGGAACATTTACCAGAAATGGTGTGCTGCATATTCAGTTGACGGCATAATTAATTTGTATGAGATTTTGCATCGGGTTTTACCCCAACGTAAACGCAGTCGATTTGCAAGACATGAAAACGCCTTGTAGCTACATCCACACGCTCGTTTTCTTTGGCAAAACTAAAAAATTAgcctaaatgaaaatgtagaaCAGATTTAGTCAGCACACGGGTTCTGCAGTCCTGGGGCGTATTTCGTGAAGCCTgattaccgagttagctggataaaaCACGAAagagctctttttacttcagctccagattttggagggttccaggttttactcggTTCCGTTATCCCGCTAACtccgtaatcctgctttgtgaaattgggccctggtcctggagagctactagctctgctttttgttgttgttgttgttattgttgttttttttttttcaccttaaaatcagaaCCTATTTCAGACCAAAGTAACCAAGTGTGTTAACTGTGTAAACAACTGCTCacaatttattgattaattaaatgcaaatggtaaatggacttcATTCAtatggcgcttttatccaaagcgctttacaattgatgcctctcattcacccattcacacacacactcatacaccaacagtgaaaggccatcatgcaaggtaccaatcagctcgttgggagcaattaggggttaggtgtcttgctcagggacacatcgacgtgcccagggcgggggatcgtaccagcaaccctccgactgccagacaaccgctcttacctcctgagctatgtcgcacagagtaacagtgaaaaccagcagggcctgtggctctccaggccCCAGATGGACGCTGTCGGTGGCTCACTTGTTGCTCTCGAACCCAAACATAGCGCCCGGGAAGCCACTGTGCTGGCTAGGATGGCCTGCGGTATGGCGTTTACATGCCGTTCAGATGGCCAGCAAACAGCCAAGAGATAAACGTATGATAGTTGTGCgtgtcccacccccacccccccccccccccagtttgaaCCCTGCAGGTGCCGTGACCCAGACACACCTGGCAGCAAGAGCAGCGTGTCCACCTCGGGGCAGTGATGTCGGCTGCTGTGTCCTCGTGGGTCGTGCATTGGTCCCGCAGCCAGCGCAGTCTGCTCcccgggcgggggcggggtctccCTCCCTGGCCTCCGAAGCGGGCCTGGTTCTCCGTAGACTCGCGGCCCAGCGGGGGCCTCACTCCCCAGGGCCGGCGGCGCTTGTCGACCGGCGAGGACCCGGACTTCCAGCTGAGCGACGCCCAGGTGAACGCCGTCCTGAGGGCCAACGAGCAGGCCGTGCGCTTCTCCGAGTCTGACGCCCGGGGCCCGGCGGGGCCCGTGCTCGGGTTCGAGAGCAACCAGCTGGCCGCCAACTCGCCGGGGGAGGACCGGCGCAGCGCCGTCACCTGCCTGCTGACGCGGGGCGCCATGTTCGGCGTGTTCGACGGGCACTGCGGCTACGCCTGCGCGCAGACGGTCAGCGAGCGGCTGCTCTACTACGCCGCCGTGGCGCTGATGCCCCGCCCgcgcctggaggagctggagggcgCCATGGCCGAGCTCAGGCCCGTCTCGCCCGTCCTGCAGTGGCACAAGCACCACAACGACTACAACTACCGCGCGTCCACGTCGCTCTACCTCAAGCACCTGCGCGCCTTCTGGCGGGAGCTTCTGGCCGAGCAAGAGCCCCGCGGCGGGGAGGGCCTGGGCCCCCGGGACGCCCTGGACCGGGCCTTCCGGCGGCTGGACGCCGACATCTCGCGGGAGGCGCAGGTCCCGCTGGAGAGCGCCCCGATGCGGAGCGCGGCGCTGGAGGCGGCGTTCTCCGGCTCCACCGCCTGCGTGGCGTACGTGGACGCGGAGGGCGTGCACGTGGCCAACGCGGGCGACTGCCGGGCCGTgctgggggtgcggggggaggACGGCGGCTGGAGCGCCCTGCCGCTCTCCCACGACCACAACGCCCTGAACGGGGCGGAGCTGGCGCGGGTCCGGGCCCGGCACCCCGACTCGGAGCGGGCCACGGTGGTGGCGGACGACAGGCTCCTGGGGACGCTCATGCCCCTCCGGGCCTTCGGCGACGTGCGCTTCAAGTGGAGCCTGGAGCTGCAGCGGAAGGTTCTGGAGAACAGCCGCGACCTGGACTCGCTCGACATCTACGAGTACACTCCCCCCAATTACCTCACGCCCCCGTACCTGGAGGCCACCCCGGAGCTGACCTATCACAGGCTGCGGGCCGGGGACCGCTTCCTCATCCTGGCTTCCGACGGTCTGTGGGACATGCTGGACAGCGAGGGGGCGGTGCGGCTGGTGGGCGAGCGCCTGACGGCCTCCGGCCACCAGGAGGCGCCGCCCGCACCCGTCCTCGACTCCAACTCCGCCACGCACCTCATCAGACACGCGATCGGGACCAACGAGTACGGCGAGGTCGACCCAGAGCGCCTGGCTGCTATGCTGGCACTGCCGGAGGAGGTGGCGCGGATGTACCGAGACGACATCACCGTCACCATCGTCTACTTCAGCCACGTGAAACACCGGGACGGCTAGGCTGGGCCGCCGAGCTGTGATGTAACTGCTGTCTTGGGTCTGTCCACCTGGGGCAGCTCCGTTCCTCTGTTCAGTCCATTGTCTGTTAAAAGAAAGCCTGCCGGTCTGTCAGCTTTCGCTGTGCTCAATATGTAATGAGTGAGAGGGCCGAGCAGCACACGCAATCCATTTTTGCcttaaactgaatttttaaatccctgatcagatttttttttttttttttttttaaccaaaataaattttttttaaaatacagtttttgaTGGATAAATATGTTACAGTACTTCTCCTTTATTTAAATGTAGCTGTGGAGAAGGCAATCTAAGACacagcacaaatgcacaccAGTCCCAGAGTTTGGTATGACGAAAGCAGATAAAGTAAAAGCAAGTTTAGCAAAgcactctgttcagcagaatTTGTATTGTGTAGAAAGCCAAATGCCTtaggccaggggtgttctgTGCAACATGATTGCCACATTTgctattaaaaaatgtactgtacaaactTGCATCATATTCCTATTGCACCCGTGTGACAAGTTGTTTGGTACTCaattgagaattaaaaaaaaaaaaaaaaaaaaaaaaaaaaaaaaaaacaataaattttaaatatgcatgactGCGTGACAATTGGGTGCATCTTGGGAGATGCATTTCAAGGCATCAGGACCATTCTGCGGAGCCCAATGAATAATGATGCTTTTGATAGCACTGTGAGAGGTACTATAGCAACTTTTGAGCAAAGTCGTTGCAGGCTGGTTGATATTGTCCCTTTTTATCCTATTAAATAGAAAAGTTacgataaaaatgaaaaagttgaTAGTTTCGGCAGAGCTGCTTTTTGAAATGAAGTTGGTTATTTTctcaattgtattttttatttttttatgccaaAAATGACCATGCCGACTTATTCAGAAAtcaatcattttcaataatacttTCTCAACCTGGATTTCCACCTCTGCATATAatcagccagctagctagcatcACAGAGATACTGCCTCTCATAGCTATCTTGCAAATGTTTGCTAGTAATGTTGTGATTGGTCAGTTTGAGTTTTCTCCATCAAAGACGATTTTCCCATATTGCACCGTGCTCCCTGTAACTAGCGTGACATGGCACTgccaaaaaagaggaaaagctGTAAAATGGGGGACGGACGACCACATTACTGTGTTTGTGATGCGCTAATATTTTGGAAAGGTCAGAGGATGGTGAACATTAATGCACAGTAGGCATAAAACCTTGGTAAAACTGCAAAGTAATGCCGGGTGGCccaatgttttccttttgtagcaatgctgaaataaatgacagCAACAGCTTGCTggcactttaatttaatttgttctggtgcatttttattggatgttcaaaagatttttgccttttgtttatTGTATAAGTTATTAGTTAtaagttatttttaaagttcagCTACGTgtgttttttcctgtgtgtttttgaacTTTCTAGCACCAGTgcttctggcaaaaaaaaaaagttaatgtacGTCCTTGCCTTAGGAGAGTTCCTACCACTTTGCTGAAGTTTGCTTTTGCAAATTAAGCAGAACGGCCTTTTGCAAATTAGCCAGAACAGCCTGCTGCCAGGACCTTCGATTGGCTTGATCAAGAGACtttgaaatgctgaaatgttgaaCCTTTGAAACAcaattgaaatgtgttttttctgaaCCTTTAAGCAGCACATTAACAAATTTACTTTATGTTCACTGACCAGCAAACTTGGTTTTGTGCCTGTAATGGTCAATGTTTCTGAAAGCTGAGGGCAAACTGTATTGCAGCCAAGCTGATTTGAATGGTTTCCTgtctttgtttaatttttttctgattttggaTTTCTTGATTATCATATGAGACGTTTATCAATTTCTATTTTCTtagctgtaattattttattgttgtattGAAGTTTTATATAGAAATaactccctcaccccccccccccccccccccccccaagaactTTTATATTGGcataaaagtaaacattttccaGTTCCATTCATGCAGTGAAAATTGCAACCTGCTAGTCTATCATGATCATTATCATGATTCACATTTGGAGCGGTGTCTTTTTTATGCATGATTATATTTCTTGGTTCAAAATGTGACCTTGCCTTACAAAAGACCTTTGaattacagtaaaatgaaatggcttGGCGGTGCCTTTGACTCTTGAAGGAGACGGATGTTAATATTTTCACCAGTTTAAGGAACTGGCCATACTTCTGCAGATTTTGCGGTTCAGACCATAAATGCAGATTAATGTAGCGTGtcctttcaaatgaaatggcttttacagtttttctcaattgtttacacactaaaactggaactatgcacacgatggtgaaaacttgaagctcatgtgtcaacaacaaagactatttctgcaaaactctaagcacaattcctttgttttcacttaaatagcaattctaaatcacatttttgcacaactctacacacaaaatctcatcatttagcacaattttcataatcaagccttgtttgttcacatggaaaacactggccttcaaatgccaaactctAAGTACCAACTGGTCTCACTCACgccacacctgctcaaactcaattggcaaaacttttcaattatctgtcagagcataaaagagaCCTCCGGTGATCTCTattgtgttggaaaacaatagagcaacacgcagcacagagaggtagaggtagaggtagaggtagaggaggaggtgtacGTGTACACGAGGTGGACAAGGTGGACGAAGAAGAGGGAGACgagctaatatttcaaatgaaatacgtgcaactttggttgatcacatatttgttttttggtttttttccagcaggcctacaaacaatttttatttttgcagtctgctgaacaaagatttattttacagtaacaaataaagatttgctttgttacctttttgaatttgttcattgatttcatatatgCTAAAAGATCATTACATCCAGTGTCTAGACTGACACAGTCTAAGCATGTTCTAgttttgagaagacacaaatgttatctattttggcaaaactcaattgcactgataaggaaaatgaaaaaacacttctaacaatgttcagtatgactcatgatggaacctgggttgtgagtgcagcccaactggacctcattggcaggacaatacagtaaatgtgcattgtatcaaacacaataacaacaacactcaaagtgataacagttcacacactttgctgtactgtactgaatttgaattaggtttacctagcaaatgcactatgtatatgatgatatatttactgtattgtatcatggcaacagtctttatatttactgtaaaattgcagcctattttgggacccctcgaaaagaaaactaaaactctaaaaaaggagaaaaaataagcaatttttacacaattttatacacttgaatatgtaacatgacctcATGATGCCAgatcatatatacagtattttgacggttgtgtttttaaatttatcgcaccagtgtgaaatcaatgctcaataagacctattcatatgacgcctgtgtgaatcattttgatggaaaaagtccgttttgagaagagagaacatggttttgcatgaatgcattttgcacgagatttgtgtagttttggcaaaaggttaactgttgctgtgctttgtgtgtagagttttgagaaattgagctatagtttcagTAAACAcgtttaaacaattgagaaaaactgtaattaaatataCTAACGTCCAAGGATTTTTAGGTTCTGTGTTGATTGCTGGATTATTgtcatgcttgtttttttaaattctgaaattaaTCCCCAATCTCTAAATCAGGGACACCATGGGGCCCTATGTATTAAAAGTACTGTAGGTCATTTCATATTACATCGGCCAATGAATTTAAGGGAGTAACTGGTTTATAGAAGTGAACCCTCCATGTTTACTGCACATTTGAGCGTGTTCATAGAAAATTGTGAttgatgaaataaaatggctttatTTAATAGTTTTAATGGCATTTGACAGAATCTTAGTTAAATGGTGAAGAAGTCAGAGTATTACTTTTGTATGTAATGTATAGCCGAGGGTGGGAAATGagaacggttttttttttttttttgggttattGCAGAAATGACCTTGTCGCATGCTTGCTATTTCTATTGTAAGTAGTGCATTTTCCCCATGATTGAGCAGTTATGTATATTTCgttttaatatttgttcattttaagaagtaacagaaaatatattctttagggaatgtgtttgtgtgtgtccgtccaTATGTGGCTTCTGATAATGGTGGAGAGCTGGCGGCAAGTGTTTGAAAATCAAACTTGAGAAACCGCTTCATTTGCACTAATCGTGTGTCCTTTCTATGCCGTTTgactttgttttgttctttcgGTTATGTTGCGTCTTCCGTTTAAGGTTAAGTTTCTTCAAGGTCGTAAATTGCCATTCTGTAGAGGACTATCAATATTAGGCACGGTTTTAAATGTAGAACAGACTTGATCTTTAATACCTCACATCGctaaatattcat
This region of Anguilla anguilla isolate fAngAng1 chromosome 5, fAngAng1.pri, whole genome shotgun sequence genomic DNA includes:
- the LOC118226911 gene encoding pyruvate dehydrogenase [acetyl-transferring]-phosphatase 2, mitochondrial-like, with translation MSAAVSSWVVHWSRSQRSLLPGRGRGLPPWPPKRAWFSVDSRPSGGLTPQGRRRLSTGEDPDFQLSDAQVNAVLRANEQAVRFSESDARGPAGPVLGFESNQLAANSPGEDRRSAVTCLLTRGAMFGVFDGHCGYACAQTVSERLLYYAAVALMPRPRLEELEGAMAELRPVSPVLQWHKHHNDYNYRASTSLYLKHLRAFWRELLAEQEPRGGEGLGPRDALDRAFRRLDADISREAQVPLESAPMRSAALEAAFSGSTACVAYVDAEGVHVANAGDCRAVLGVRGEDGGWSALPLSHDHNALNGAELARVRARHPDSERATVVADDRLLGTLMPLRAFGDVRFKWSLELQRKVLENSRDLDSLDIYEYTPPNYLTPPYLEATPELTYHRLRAGDRFLILASDGLWDMLDSEGAVRLVGERLTASGHQEAPPAPVLDSNSATHLIRHAIGTNEYGEVDPERLAAMLALPEEVARMYRDDITVTIVYFSHVKHRDG